Part of the Nitrosophilus alvini genome, TGTCTCTTTGATAGTAATGTCCCCTGAAGAGTTGGCAGCAAGCAAAGCTCCCCTTGCAGATGTATTTATGAAAGCGGTTGGCGGTGATGTAAGGATTTTACATATTATCGGCATTCTCGCTGTTATTAACGGTGCGCTTGTCCAGATAATAATGGTTTCAAGAGTTCTTTACGGTATGAGCAGCCAAGGATGGCTTCCAGAATGGCTAGGGAGAGTCCATCCCTATACAAAAACTCCGGTTTATGCTACCGCGATTGTAGCGGCAGTTGTGTTTTTCCTGGCGGTCTGGGTAAAGATAGTTACACTTGCACAGCTTACGAGTTTTGGAATATTGATTGTTTTTACTCTAATAAATGCAGCTTTGCTGAATATAAAAATAAAGCGGAAGAGCAGATGCGAAGGGATAAACGTTCCTTTTTTTGTACCGATTATGGGAATAATTACAAATGTTGCTCTTATTTCGCTACAGATTTATGAATATCTCGGCTAATCGATATCTTCGCAGCAGTTATCCCTAAAAGGGTCGCTTTCATCTTTATAAAAAAAATCGCTCTCATTATCACTGTTTTTTATAAGCTCATCTGTATTTTGCGCTTTAATCCTTTCGAAGTCAGCACATAAAACACCATCCTCTTTCCAGACAATCGTATGTGCAAGATATTTTTCGTCATCTTTTTTGGGAAAATCGGATCTAAAATGCGCTCCTCTGCTCTCATTTCTGCTTATAGCGCTTACAAGCAGCGCTTCTGAAATCTCTAACATATTTCCGAATTCTATAAAATCTATGAGATTTGTATTGTATATTTTTGATTTGTCTTTTATTCCCATGAAAGGGATCTCTCTTTGGATCTGTCTTACAGCAGACAAAACCCCTTTGAGTCTCATCTCTTCCCGAACCACGCCTGCATTTGCATAGAAAATCTTGCCTAAAAATTCCCTTTTTTCGTAAAAATCTATCTGATTCGTGAAGCCGTTGTAGACAGCTTTTATGAAATTTGCATCATTTTCCAGCGTTTCTGGTTTTTGGGTTTCGATATGAGTTATGTTTTTCGAATACTCAGCGGCGTTGAGTGCAGCCTCTTTTCCCAGAACAATGATTTCAAGCAAAGAGTTTCCTCCCAGCCTGTTTGCTCCGTGAAGCTTCGCATTGGCACATTCTCCTGCGGCATATAGTCCTTTGATATTTGTCTGCATTTTTCTGTTTACGTCTATTCCTCCCATAGTATAATGGGCAGCAGGTTTTACCGGAATAGGCTCTTTTACCGGATCGACTCCTTCGTAAAGAATTGCAAGCTTTCTCTCCTGGGGGAGATTTTGGTCTATAAATTTCTCTCCCAGATGCGTGATATCCAAAAAGACATCATTTCCGCTCTCTATCTGAGCATGTATCGCTCTTGCCACTTCATCCCTTGTGGCAAGTTCGTCTACAAAATGCTCTCCTTTTTGATTGATAAGTTTTCCGCCGGCTCCTCTTGCCGCTTCGCTTATAAGAATAGAGCTTTTTTTGAGTGCTGTCGGATGAAACTGTACAAATTCAAGATCGCTTATTTTTGCACCCGCTCTCATAGCGGCAGCTATGCCGTCTGCCGTTGCGTGTGTAGAATTTGTGCTAAATCCCCAGTATATACGGCTGTATCCGCCGGTTGCAAGAATAACGGCTTTTGCGAAGTATGCTTCGACTTCGCCGGTTCTCATATCAAGAGCGGTAACGCCGTATGCGGTGTTATCTTTCGTTATTATATTGAGCAGATATTTTTCGTTTAAAAAAGCGATATCTTCTTTGATGCACTGATCAAATAGAGTCTGAAGAATTTTTAGACCGGTATAGTCCTGCGCATAACATGCTCTGGGATTTGCCGCTCCTCCCAGCTTTCTTTGTGCTATACGTTCACCATTTCTGCTGAAAGGTGTCCCTATGGAGTCGAGCCATCTTATGGCATCGGGAGCTTTTTTGCATACATATTCCACAATAGAGGGATCTGCGAGTCCCTGGGATGATTTGATAGTATCTTCTATATGTTTTTGTACAGAATCATCATCAGGATAGATAACGGCGTTTATTCCGCCCTGCGCCATTGATGTCTGTGACCTTGTGGGATACGATTTGGACAAAACAGCTACCTTGAGTCCTATACTTTTGGCGGTCAAAGCGGCACTTAGCCCGGCTCCGCCACTGCCTACAATGATAATGTCGAATCTCATATTATTCGCTTATTATGGGGGCTACTCTTACGATTTTGTTGCCTTTTACATATACTGCAACCCTGTCTCCAGGTCTGAGCCAGTAGGGATTGTTTTTATCAACTTTTATAACAGTCGTAACGGTTTGTCCGTTTTCAAGAGATATAGTAACCTCCTGTCCGGTATCTTCTGCAAGTTTGCTACCTACAACTCCTCCTGCTACGGCCCCTGCCACAGTAGCAACGTCTTTGCCTTTGCCCTCACCTATCTGATGCCCGAGGATTCCGCCTACAATGGCGCCAAGAATCATTCCTTCGCCACTGTCTTTGACAGATACCGTTCTTGTAGATGTAACGGTTCCTTTATAGACTATCTGTATCTCTCCCACGTCGGCTTGGGTATATCCTTTTTGTGCACATCCGGTGAAAAAAGCCATGGAAAGTGCTGCTGCAAGTATAATAAGCAGTTTTTTCATTTTATCCCCCTTGATAAGAATTCTTCTATATTTTTAGCGATGCCTTCGATTAGTCTTTCTCTGGCCTCTATGCTGGTCCAGGCTATATGCGGCGTTATGAACAGTTGTTCTTTGTTTTTTACGAAATTTAGCGGATTGTCCGGATTTATCGGCTCTTGCTCCGTTACATCAATGCCTGCATATATCTTTTTCTCATCTATGGCTTTAGCCAGGTCTCTTTCATTTATTATACCGCCTCTGCCAAGATTTAGCAAAATAGAGTTATCTTTCATCAAAGAGATATTTTCATAATGAAGCAGATTTTTTGTTTTTTCATTCAAAGGAGCATGAATGGAGACTATATCGCTTCTTTTTAAAAGCTCTTCAAGCTCCACCCTTTCATATTCACTGCTTCTGTCAACTCCTGAAGCGGAGTAGTAAAGAATATTGCAGCCAAAACTCTTTGCAATATCGGCAACCCTTTTACCGATAGTTCCCAGTCCTATGATTCCCCAAGTTTTGCCTGCTATTTCGAAAAATGGGCGTCCCAGATGGGTAAAAATCTGTGATTTTGCCCACTTTCCGGTTTTTACATATTCGTCATAATATCCAAGACTTTCTATAAGATAAAAAGCAAGAGCAAATGTATGCTGAACCACACTTTCGGTAGAGTATCCGGCAACGTTTTTGACTGCTATCATTTTTCTTGAAGCATAGTCTAGATCCACATTGTTCATTCCCGTGGCCGCAACGCAGATAAGTCTGAGGTTGGGAGCGTTATCCATTATCTCTTTGTCTATTACAACTTTGTTGGTTATTATGATGTCGGCCTCTTTTGTTCTTTCTTTTGTCAACTCTTTGGGAGTTATTGAATATACTGTCAATTTACCGAATTTTTCAAATTTTTTAAGATCCGCATTACCGAGTGTTTCGGCATCAAGTATTACTATATTCATTTTTCACTCCTATAACTGTCACAAATATTTTTCTATATCCTGCATTGTCTCTGTGCTCGCAAAGATAGATTCCCTGCCAGATCCCCATTTTAAAGGAGCCGTTTTGAATAGGGATAGAGAGTGAAACGCCCAAAAGAGAACTTTTTATGTGTGCAGGCATATCATCGCTTCCCTCCAGTATATGGCGATAATAGGGTTCGTTTTCAGGAACGGCTCTGTTTATGAACTCCAGAAAATCTTTTCTTACATCGGGATCTACATTCTCATTTATAGTTAAACTCGCACTAGTATGCATCAAAAAAAGATTTGCAATTCCACTTTTAAAACCGGAAATTTCCGGCAGTTTTGAGAGGATC contains:
- a CDS encoding FAD-dependent oxidoreductase, which codes for MRFDIIIVGSGGAGLSAALTAKSIGLKVAVLSKSYPTRSQTSMAQGGINAVIYPDDDSVQKHIEDTIKSSQGLADPSIVEYVCKKAPDAIRWLDSIGTPFSRNGERIAQRKLGGAANPRACYAQDYTGLKILQTLFDQCIKEDIAFLNEKYLLNIITKDNTAYGVTALDMRTGEVEAYFAKAVILATGGYSRIYWGFSTNSTHATADGIAAAMRAGAKISDLEFVQFHPTALKKSSILISEAARGAGGKLINQKGEHFVDELATRDEVARAIHAQIESGNDVFLDITHLGEKFIDQNLPQERKLAILYEGVDPVKEPIPVKPAAHYTMGGIDVNRKMQTNIKGLYAAGECANAKLHGANRLGGNSLLEIIVLGKEAALNAAEYSKNITHIETQKPETLENDANFIKAVYNGFTNQIDFYEKREFLGKIFYANAGVVREEMRLKGVLSAVRQIQREIPFMGIKDKSKIYNTNLIDFIEFGNMLEISEALLVSAISRNESRGAHFRSDFPKKDDEKYLAHTIVWKEDGVLCADFERIKAQNTDELIKNSDNESDFFYKDESDPFRDNCCEDID
- a CDS encoding glycine zipper 2TM domain-containing protein, coding for MKKLLIILAAALSMAFFTGCAQKGYTQADVGEIQIVYKGTVTSTRTVSVKDSGEGMILGAIVGGILGHQIGEGKGKDVATVAGAVAGGVVGSKLAEDTGQEVTISLENGQTVTTVIKVDKNNPYWLRPGDRVAVYVKGNKIVRVAPIISE
- a CDS encoding D-2-hydroxyacid dehydrogenase, encoding MNIVILDAETLGNADLKKFEKFGKLTVYSITPKELTKERTKEADIIITNKVVIDKEIMDNAPNLRLICVAATGMNNVDLDYASRKMIAVKNVAGYSTESVVQHTFALAFYLIESLGYYDEYVKTGKWAKSQIFTHLGRPFFEIAGKTWGIIGLGTIGKRVADIAKSFGCNILYYSASGVDRSSEYERVELEELLKRSDIVSIHAPLNEKTKNLLHYENISLMKDNSILLNLGRGGIINERDLAKAIDEKKIYAGIDVTEQEPINPDNPLNFVKNKEQLFITPHIAWTSIEARERLIEGIAKNIEEFLSRGIK
- a CDS encoding secondary thiamine-phosphate synthase enzyme YjbQ — protein: MEIFQKEIVLDPKRRGFHLITDEILSKLPEISGFKSGIANLFLMHTSASLTINENVDPDVRKDFLEFINRAVPENEPYYRHILEGSDDMPAHIKSSLLGVSLSIPIQNGSFKMGIWQGIYLCEHRDNAGYRKIFVTVIGVKNEYSNT